The window TGGACGTGACGCTGTTGCTGCCGACCTCGTGATGGCTTCGCGGTCACTCCTAACGTCCTTCAGATAGCAATTTCGAGAACCAGGGATATTCCAGCGCTTCAATTCCCTCGACGAGTTTCCCCATGGGAATGCGTCGCTGGTCGTAGTGGTCGGTCATCTGCATCCGGTGCTCGGAACTGGCCCACCCCAGCAGCCCATCGACGATACCCTTCGGAACGTTCTTATCGCGGAGATGTCCGAGGTGTGGCGGGGAGATGGTCAGGGGCGGTTGCGCTTGAAAAGCAATGGCGGAACCGCCATAATCACACATGGATCATCGAAAGCCGAAGCCCCTAGAATGGGTTGGGTCGAGTAGAACCGACCTCAGGCGCTTCCCCGAGGAGATTCGGGATCACGCCGGATTTGCCCTCTATCAGGCTGAGGTGGGCTTGAAACACCCTGATGCCAAGCCCGCTTCAGGGGGTGGGTTCCGGGGTTTTGGAAATCGTTTCCCGGTTCGACGGGAACACCTACCGGTCGGTCTACGTGGTCCGTTTCGAGAAGGCGGTCTATGTGCTTCACGCCTTCCAGAAGAAATCCAAGACCGGCATTGCGACGCCGAAGCACGAGATCGACTTGGTGAGGCAGAGGCTGAAGGCGGCGGAGAGCCATTACCGCTTGCGCTATGGAAAGGAAGAGACCCATGGTCAGGGTTGACGACATCGAAATCGAAAAGGGCAGCGGCAACGTCTTTGCCGATCTTGGACGGCCAGATGCGGAGACGCATCTGCTGAAGGCGAAACTTGTCACCCAGATCGACGGCATCATCCGAAGCCGCCGCCTGACCCAGGCGAAGGCCGCCGAGGTCATGGGGCTATCCCAGCCCGACGTGTCCCGCCTGCTTCGGGGTTACTTCAAGGACTATTCGGTGGAGCGCCTGCTCCGTCTTCTACTGGTGCTGGGGCGGGACGTGGATATTGTGGTCCGCAAACAGAGGTCTCATCGCCCTGGTCGGCTGACCGTCGAGGCGGCGTGAGGAATATGGATATCTCCAGGAAACAGGTGGCGATGTCGGCAAGAAAGCGTAGCGGCATTCTCGAAGCGGTTCACGAGACGGTATGGGACCTGCACAAAGTGGGGCTCGTGGACGAGACAACCATGCGGGAATTCGATGCTCTCTGCCTGTCCCCTGTTCGGGAAGCAGTAGGAACAACCCGAAGCGATCAACGCCTTCTGCCAGTAGATGATGCGAAGACGGTCGGTCACGTTTCGCCATTGGGCCGGGGTGATGGGCTTGTGGAAAAAGTGATGAAGGGGAAGGGAAGGTGGGGGAGAGGCTTTCCCCCTATTACTTACTAAATGTCAATTTGGCGTTCAAGCCCAGGCCCGACCAGGAGCGACATCTGAGATCCACGGTGTAATTGATGCCGCTGTGTCGGCGAATAGGCCATGGCACTGGAGTGCACTTAATCCCCGCCCTGCACACGCGTACCTTCATCGGGTTCGCAGTCAACAGCTTGCGGAGAATATCGCAGGGGTCGAACCGTCTCCGCGAACTGGGGGTGCGGGCGCTGTTCCTGTTCGGCTCGACCTTGCGTGGCGACGCCCGGGCCGACAGTGACCTCGACCTGTTCATCGACCACGAGGAATCGGGCCGCTTCTCGTTGTTCGACCTCCTGGAAATCCGGTATTTCCTGGAGGATTCCATCCACGTGCCTGTTGCTGGACGGTTTCGAGACCAATCCGACGGTCTATCGGGCCAAGCGTCGCCAAGGAACGGGAGGCGTGCTTGACCGAGAGACATGTCGGGCGTCCGGTGGCCTGGATGGGCCGGGCGCTCTCGGACACCTACAAGGGCGTATTGAAGATATCGCTGCTGCTGGCAGCCGACGAAATCCTTTCCCCAGCGGCACCACGACCATCAGCGAAAGGCCGGCATTCACGAGGCGTTGCACGCAGGCATGCCGCGCGATAGACGGTCGTGCC is drawn from Magnetospirillum sp. WYHS-4 and contains these coding sequences:
- a CDS encoding type II toxin-antitoxin system RelE/ParE family toxin; its protein translation is MPSPLQGVGSGVLEIVSRFDGNTYRSVYVVRFEKAVYVLHAFQKKSKTGIATPKHEIDLVRQRLKAAESHYRLRYGKEETHGQG
- a CDS encoding nucleotidyltransferase domain-containing protein, with product MHLIPALHTRTFIGFAVNSLRRISQGSNRLRELGVRALFLFGSTLRGDARADSDLDLFIDHEESGRFSLFDLLEIRYFLEDSIHVPVAGRFRDQSDGLSGQASPRNGRRA
- a CDS encoding helix-turn-helix domain-containing protein — encoded protein: MVRVDDIEIEKGSGNVFADLGRPDAETHLLKAKLVTQIDGIIRSRRLTQAKAAEVMGLSQPDVSRLLRGYFKDYSVERLLRLLLVLGRDVDIVVRKQRSHRPGRLTVEAA